TGTTGAATTACCAGATAACCCAGGCGCTTTAGCTCGTTTAACAGCAATTATTGCTGAGCAAGGCGGTAATATTTATGAATTACGTCATGAGCGCTTTGCCGCGACAAGCCGTGCGAAAGAAAGTGCCGTGAGTGTCGATGTTGAGCTTAAAAGCGCATCAGACCTCGATTTGCTGATTCAGGCAATGCAGTTGGAAGGCTATATTGTTCGTAAAGAAGAGATTTAATCTCTGATATTGCTGTGTTATAAAAGCCGTATATGGCTCTATCGAGAGTCATATACAAGGCAATTTAAATGGATTAAATTGCCAAAAAGGGATGAATTTACAAAAAAACGATCAAATCCTTCAATGAAACGAGAAAAACTGACAATTCTCTAAACTTTGTACTTCACAATTTTAAGGTTTAGGTTTTAGTATTCTTCTCATTGTAAATTTGAAGAAATATAAGGATATCCACGCTCAATGTTCAAATCATTCTTTCCATCACCACGGTATTTTTTCATATCTGTGGTTGTTTGGATCGCACTCAATATGGTGCTCTGGTACTCAGGTGGAAACACGTGGGGAACTTTTATCGGGTTTGCTAAGGGCTACCATGATGCACAACTCCCTGTGGGTGTGAGTCGTTTTTGGTCTCCAACTTTCTTATGGTTTTATCTCTGGTTTTTAGTCTCTACTGCGCTTTTTGCTGGCTTTTGGAAAATTATTTCCAATAACCCATGGCAGCGTTGGTCTATATGGGGCTCTGCATTTATTTTATTTAACATCTGGTTTGGTGTTCAGGTCAGCGTTGCGATTAATGCATGGTATGTACCATTTTGGGACTTAATTCAAAAAATGCTTTCGAGTGGAGGTGGAGACCTCTCAGCACTATATAGTGAGACAATGGTCTTTCTTTATATTGCTATGGTTGCTGTGACTCTTGCTGTAATTAATGCTTTTTTCACGAGCCATTATGTATTCCGTTGGCGTACAGCAATGAATGAATACTACACAGAACATTGGGAACAACTGCGTCATGTTGAAGGTGCTTCGCAGCGTGTGCAAGAAGACACCATGCGCTTTGCAACTATTATGGAAGACTTAGGTGTTGAACTAGTAAAAGCAGTCATGATTTTAATTGCCTTTTTACCTATTTTATTTCAACTGTCTAAACATGTTCCTGTTTTGCCAATTGTTGGTGAACTAGAACATTCTCTAGTATGGGCAGCAATTGTATGGGCGGCTTTTGGTACCATTCTTTTAATGGTCGTTGGTATTAAATTACCGGGACTACAATTTAATAATCAAAAAGTAGAAGCGGCTTATCGTAAAGAGTTGGTCTATGGCGAAGACCATGCAGACCGCGCAAAACCGGCTACGTTACGTGAGTTATTTAGTAAAGTCCGTAAAAACTACTTCCGACTCTATTTCCATTATGCTTACTTTAACTTGGTGGCAACTTGGTATAAACAGTTAGATATTTTATATAGTTTGGTTGTATTGTTCCCTGCGATTGCAGGTGGGAAAATGACTCTAGGTTTGATTAATCAGATTGCTGGTGTATTTGATAAGGTTCGTGAATCTTTCCAATATTTAATTAGTTCATGGAAAACAATTATTGAACTGCTTTCAATTTATAAGCGTTTAAAAGCTTTTGAGTCGATACTACATAAATAAAAGAAAACCCGCGAAAGCGGGTTTTCTTTTAGGTGTGGACTTAATGAGTCGCGTTATAAAAATTGAGAATAGGACCAACCAATGCCTGTTGCGATTTATCTAAGGTGACTTGAATTTCTTTATAGTTGAAAGTGTCTTCATCATGGTATTTAGCAATACCATGCGTTTTATTGTTCACTTGGGGAATTTGATAACTAAAAAAAGCCACTTTCTTAGAAGGATGAACAATGTTAATTAGTTTTTTCGAGTCTTTATAACCACCGAACTCATTTTCAAGACTTTCTTTTAACAGTTCTGGGAAATAGAGCGTTGCATTTGGTAGCCCGCAACCAACGCAAAATGAAGAATCATAAAGTTCTATTGCTTGTTTTTGATCTGCACTCATTATTAGCGCAAAGCCAGTTCCGTTAGCTCCTGCATTTGCTTGCACATCTTGCCAGTTTTGTGGAATGAGCACTAAACCTGTTTCAGGTAATGCAACAAGCTTGAGTTGCTTGGCATGTTGAGCATTGAGTTTAAAATTAAAACGGCAACTTTTAGGTGTACAGGTTTCAAAATCTTTAAGTAAACCATTCTCTGTTGGGCTTTGTGCTGTAACACCATAAAACGGGACTGTAACGCCGTTTAAAAACTTTGCCTCTCCTAGAGAGTAGAATTGATTATCTGCTTTGCGGGTGGCAGCAGAGCTATAAAATTTGGGGAAATGAGGCGTAAAGCTTTCTACTTCTGCATAGGCACTTGAAGTGATACTGACTAATATTGTGCATAATAAAAAATTCAGTTTTTTCATTTTTAAAAAGTAATCATTTAAATTTTATATAAACCTAGCATATTCTTTTAAACTAGATGTTAGTCCAAAATTTTAAACTGTTTTAACTTAATAATAAAACAGACCAGCAGAGACATAAAAAATGAAAAAAATGCTTTCAATTTGCTGTTTAACGGTAATGAGTTCTTATAGTTTTGCTCAAGAAATAAGAGGTATTTCATTTTCACACCAAGAGTGGGAAATCTCTTGTAGCAATACGGGTACATGTAAAGCCGCAGGCTATCAAAGTGAAGAAAATGGCGATAATCCAGCATCGCTTTTATTGGTGCGTAAAGCAGGGCCAAAACAACCTGTACAAGCTGAATTTGCTTTATCAAACTATGAGCAAAGCTTGCCAGCCAATCAGCTTAAAAATATTCATTTTTATGTAAATGGCAAAGATTTAGGCGCTGTGACTATAGATGGTACCGATTTGCCATTGATGGGGAAATTGAATAATTCACAAGTCAACACTGTACTACAGCAGTCTAAACAGAAAACTGAAATTGTATTTAAAAATGCGCAGCATGAATGGAAAATTTCCGATGCAGGAATGACCGCTGTGTTATTAAAAATGGATGATTTTCAGAAGCGTATTGGGACTGTTGGTGCTTTGGTTAAAAAGGGCAGTGCTAATGAAACTAAAGTACTTATACCTGAGCCAAAACTGGTTGTTAAACATATTAAAACTACAGCTAAACCCTATTTAACTTTACAGCCTAAAAGCAAGCAGTACCAAATAATACACCGTAGCTTGATGGCAGCTAATCCGAATCCTAAAGAAGACTTTTGTGAAGGAATTTATGGTGGTAATAGTGATGGAGCTGAACCACAAGAAATAGAGCTATATAAACTAACTAATAAGAAAGTTCTCGCGACTACGCTGTGTTGGAGAGGGGCCTATAACGAAGGGTATGGCGCTTGGGTACTAGATGACTCTTTGGCTGGTAAGGCAACATTCGTGACAGAAACAGCTTCTGATTTCGATAGCGGTATTATTAGTAGCGCTCAAAAGGGAAGAGGCATCGGCGATTGCTGGGCAAGTGAAGAATGGGTCTGGGACGGCAAGAGTTTTGTACATACTAAGGATATGTGGACAGGGATGTGCAAAGGTTTGGCAGCAGGTGGGGTGTGGGAGCTTGATCGAATTGAAGCTATTGTAAAATAGCTAATTTGTTGAAAAGAAATATCATTAGGAAAATAAAAAAATGATTAAAGGCAGCATACAGATAGCTTTCTTAGTTATAGCAGGAATGTTTGCTTGTTTTGCCAAGCCTGCTTTTGCTGCACCCTTAAGTATTTTAGAGTTTAAAAAAACACAATTAAGTCAGAATGAGCAGGAGCAACTTTGCATACAAGTTAAAAAGCTTTGCGAGCATCTGGACCAATGGCGGGTTTTAAAAACAGCAGATCGGCAGTTATGGCTTCTGTCGGGTGGAGATATTATTCAATTTAACAACTCTGCAACGGGACTCAAACTATCGAAACAGTGGCATGTAAATCTCTCTACTCAAAAGGAGGGTACATCTGATGGGCAGTTTATCTTTCCTAAGCTTTTTCCTATGGCTCAAAATCGTTATGCAATTGCTGTAATCGATTCATTTTCTGAAATGTACTCAGGAGGTGGTGCAAATATTGAGCGCGCTAGTTTTTATGAGTTAACAGATTCTGGAGCGACACATCAATTTATTGCGAACTATCCATTTAGTTTTAGTCGGATGATCCGAGCTTGTTTTTCTGAGCAAGATTATGAAAGTTCTCAAGGAAATTGTCATGATGAGGATTCTTTAAGTTTGGATATTCGTCCAGTCAAACCGCTATTGTGGCAATTCCGTTATCGTTATAGTTTAAGCGTATCACCTGCCTCAGATTCAGGTGAGAAATCATATAACGGCAGTAGAAACTTAAATATTGATTTAAATAAAGCACCAGAACAGCCAAATATTCCAGAAGCATGGAGTTATGCTGGAATGGGCTAATTACTAAAGTAATTGTTAAATTTGAAGAAATAGACGATTTACAGAGTCATAACAGGTAACACCACTAGCTCTGTGATACAAAGAACAGATTGTTTATTGGAGCTAGACCTATGTCACGTCAAGTTTATGCGATTGCCCGCCGTAAGTTTTCACATTTGAGCCGTTCAGTTTGTATGGCAGTTGCTGTACTGGGTACAACACAAATTGCGATGGCAGGTCCCACGGTTGATCAGTTAAGTGACTGTTTAGTTAAGGCT
This region of Acinetobacter sp. XS-4 genomic DNA includes:
- the sbmA gene encoding peptide antibiotic transporter SbmA; its protein translation is MFKSFFPSPRYFFISVVVWIALNMVLWYSGGNTWGTFIGFAKGYHDAQLPVGVSRFWSPTFLWFYLWFLVSTALFAGFWKIISNNPWQRWSIWGSAFILFNIWFGVQVSVAINAWYVPFWDLIQKMLSSGGGDLSALYSETMVFLYIAMVAVTLAVINAFFTSHYVFRWRTAMNEYYTEHWEQLRHVEGASQRVQEDTMRFATIMEDLGVELVKAVMILIAFLPILFQLSKHVPVLPIVGELEHSLVWAAIVWAAFGTILLMVVGIKLPGLQFNNQKVEAAYRKELVYGEDHADRAKPATLRELFSKVRKNYFRLYFHYAYFNLVATWYKQLDILYSLVVLFPAIAGGKMTLGLINQIAGVFDKVRESFQYLISSWKTIIELLSIYKRLKAFESILHK
- a CDS encoding DUF4850 domain-containing protein, with the protein product MKKLNFLLCTILVSITSSAYAEVESFTPHFPKFYSSAATRKADNQFYSLGEAKFLNGVTVPFYGVTAQSPTENGLLKDFETCTPKSCRFNFKLNAQHAKQLKLVALPETGLVLIPQNWQDVQANAGANGTGFALIMSADQKQAIELYDSSFCVGCGLPNATLYFPELLKESLENEFGGYKDSKKLINIVHPSKKVAFFSYQIPQVNNKTHGIAKYHDEDTFNYKEIQVTLDKSQQALVGPILNFYNATH
- a CDS encoding DUF1176 domain-containing protein codes for the protein MKKMLSICCLTVMSSYSFAQEIRGISFSHQEWEISCSNTGTCKAAGYQSEENGDNPASLLLVRKAGPKQPVQAEFALSNYEQSLPANQLKNIHFYVNGKDLGAVTIDGTDLPLMGKLNNSQVNTVLQQSKQKTEIVFKNAQHEWKISDAGMTAVLLKMDDFQKRIGTVGALVKKGSANETKVLIPEPKLVVKHIKTTAKPYLTLQPKSKQYQIIHRSLMAANPNPKEDFCEGIYGGNSDGAEPQEIELYKLTNKKVLATTLCWRGAYNEGYGAWVLDDSLAGKATFVTETASDFDSGIISSAQKGRGIGDCWASEEWVWDGKSFVHTKDMWTGMCKGLAAGGVWELDRIEAIVK